The sequence below is a genomic window from Silene latifolia isolate original U9 population chromosome 7, ASM4854445v1, whole genome shotgun sequence.
ttatcaacccactcgtataactaactatagctataactcgatttgaatatcactagatattcgatttgactatcttaagttactaagaaagcacttgattgttcctctaggtgttcacacaattgaacgagtagaaacgctatgaagtactattatcttataacgtaactTTAAGAAACAATacgcaaattaaagagcacgacttttcgtaaaagattttcaattgcaaaataATAAAAATACCCGATTACAATTTAAACTCAAATTGTTTGCAAGGAATTttaatatttcgaaaagcttatttgaattaatgaacatcatgcatatatatagtagaagagagaaACTAGGTTTTTGGTCGAAACCCTAGTGTGCCGTGAGGCATGGTAGTTTGTTtcataagaaacaaatcttatctctTCTTAATTTAATCTACTAAATATTTTGAATAAGTAAATAGGGTAAATCTAATATAATTGATAAGAAATAAAAATATCTTATAACAATATATTATAGATTTGACCTAATATAGGtaagagagatgagagagaaaatAGAGAGAGAAAATCCTCCAATTTTCTAGGGATTCACCTGATTACGCAGCAATGGCTCGATCAAGGAAATCTAATAAAAATCTTTCACTAAATTTAggagaaaaatcacaaaaaacacaaaaaaatggTTCGTCGTCGGCAAGCAAAGGTAAAGGAAAAGCTGTTGCGAGGCATATCAGATTTTCATCGCTGGAGTTTGAGTCTGATTTGAATTCTATCCtagaggaagaagaggaggaaCAGGAACTACCTATCGAGGAACCGGAGGAACCGATTGTTTCTGCTCCAACAATCCGTCTTGCGAAAGAGGATGTTGCTGGTGAGATTTCATTCTGGTCTTCTTCCATCTATTGTTTTATACTAGGTGCCAACCCTCCTAGCAATGTGATTAATGGCTTTGTTAAGAGGGTCTGGGCGGCTAATGGGGTTGATAGGGTTTCGTTCCTCCCAAATGGGATTTTCCTGGTTAGGTTCAAAACAAAAGAGCAATGAGAAAGTCGTGTTCTGAGAATGGTCACCTGTTATTTGATAATAAGCCTGTTATCATAAATGAATGGACTCCTGATTCAGAATTGCTTAAGCATGATGTATCGAAGATTCCACTATGGATGAAAGTATATGGGCTAGACATCAAATTCTGGGGTGAAAAGAGTTTGAGGAAAATTTGTGGGTCTGTGGGTCAATTCCTTAAATGTGATGAGGCTACAGGCAAGAGAACTTATCTGGGCTTTGCAAGGGTAATGGTAGAAGTCACTATAGGTCAACAGTTTCCTAGTGCTGTTCAGTTCCTTGATGAAAATGGACATGTTCAGAGGGCTAGGATTGTTTACGACTGGCTACCTACTACTTGTACTAGCTGCAAGGGCATGGGGCACACTGCTGAGGTATGTAGGAAAGGGACTGGTGCTCAGAAAGTGTGGAAACCAAAGGCTCCTGCACAGAAGGTCCAACAACCTAGACCTGCTCCTCCAAAGCAGCCACAGCCTCAGAAGAAGAGGATGGAGAAACCTCCACAGGCTAAGCCACCAGTTACTCCTGCTCAGCAGATACTTCCAAGGGTTACCTCTCCATTACCTGAGCAGGCAGCACCTGTGGTAACTCAATCAATGCCTAGGAGGTTTATCTCTAAACTGCTGAAAAATGATAATGGACAGAAGAAGGTGATTACTCCTGGTAGCATCTCCTTCATGGAAGCCCTAACTTTGTCTATTCAAAAATCTAAGGTGGCCCGATAGAAAGGGTTCTCAGATGAGAAAGGGAGCTAGCAGACAGACACCGATAATGGTTAATTGTGGGTTTTGGAACATCCGTGGAATGAATAATGTTgacaaacaaaatgaaataaagtGGTTTTTAAACCAGAATAAAGTAGGTTTATTTGGGTTATTAGAAACTAAAATTAGGAGTAACACGTGGCTCAAGGTGAAGAATAATATTTGTGAGCATTGGTCCATCTGTACTAATTCTAGTATGCATAAGGGGGGGAGGATATGGGTGATTTGGGACCCTACTTCTTTCTGGGTGGATATTCAGGATATTACTTCTCAGTGTATCCATGTGAAAGTGTTTGATAAAGGAAGGAGGAGTAATTTTTGGATGactgtggtctatgggatgaatAAAGCAGCTGAGAGAGATCCACTTTGGCAGAAACTGAGACTCTATTGCAAGACCTGTCAGGGGCCTTGGGTAGTGTTTGGAGATTTCAATGCCATTATGGCACCTATTGAGAGAATTGGTGGGGCTGATGTTTCAAATGCTGATATACAGCCTATGTCACAAATGGTTAAGGATTGTGAGTTGCATGAATTGAAAAGTTGTGGTTCATACTACACTTGGAATAACAAGCATGAAGTTGATGGAAAAATTTATAGCAAACTTGATAGGGTGTTACATAATGAGGAATGAATAGCCCAATTCCCATCTAGCTATGCTAATTTCCTACCTGAAGGCTTGTTTGATCACTGCCCTTGCCTTCTGCACTTTGAGGAGACTAGGGAGAGGGGTAAAGCcccttttaaatattttaatatgtggtcaATGGCTGAAGGTTTTATGGACACTGTCACGAAGGGATGGGGAAAGAATGTTCCAGGGACACCTATGTTCAAGGTGGTCTCTAAACTAAAGGGATTGAAGAAGGAGCTGAGACATCTGAATAATGATCAATTCAGTGATATTGAAAACCTCACCAGAATCACTGAATTATCATTACAACATTTCCAGACCAAGCTGAGGGAGGAACCCCTTAATGAGGCCATGTGCCATGCTGAGAAAGCCTGTTCAGAGGAGCTCGAGTTCTTAACTAAAGCTAAACTGCAGTTTCTGAGGCAAAAGTCCAAGGAAGCTTGGTTAAAAGAGGGAGATGACAATACGTCATTTTTCCATGCTAGCATCAAAAGGAGAAGAGCTCATAATAAGGTGTATCAGGTGAAAGATGTAAGGGGAAAACTATGCACCCAGGTTGATGACATCAAAGCTGCTTTTGTGGAGTACTATGAATCTCTTCTGGGCTCCTCAAAACCAGTTGAGCATGTCAAGGTTAATGTTATGAGGCAAGGACCTTGTTTGAATAATTCCCAAGGTCTGAGCTTAATGGCTCCTGTTACTGCCGCAGAGATCAAGGAAGCTATGTTTGCTATTCCTGGTACTAAGGCACCTGGCCCTGATGGCTTCAGCAGTCAATTCTTTAAGGACAGTTGGAGCATTGTGGGCCAGGAGGTGATTGAGGCCATTCAGTCAGTGTTCAAGAGTGGGCAGTTACTTAAGCAATGTAACAATACTGTCATAACTTTGGTTCCTAAGGTTGCTATGCCTGATACTGTGATGCAGTTCAGGCCTATAGCATGCTGCAACACACTCTACAAATGCTTGTCTAAAGTTATCTGCAATAGAATGAGTAATATTCTCCCTGGTATCATCAACCCTTCTCATAGTGCATTCATCAAGGGTAGAGATATTGTAGGGAACATATTAATATGCCAGGATTTGATACGTCTTTACAAAAGAAAAGCATGTTCACCTAGAATGCTGATGAAATTGGATATGCAAAAAGCATATGATTCCATAGAGTGGACTTTTGTGGAAGAAGTGTTAAGAGCTTTGAGGTTCCCTGATAAGATGGTGCAAATTATTATGCAATGCATTAGTACACCTTCTTATTCTATTGCTCTAAATGGAGCAGTATTTGGTTTTTTTAAGAGACAAAGGGGCCTTAGACAGGGGGATCCCCTTTCCCCTCTCATTTTCACCCTTTGTCTTGAGTATCTCAGTAGAATACTTCAAACAGTTCAGAAACATCCTCGGTTCAGATTCCACCCATTATGTAAGAGGATTGGGCTATCTCATCTATGTTTTGCTGATGATTTGATCTTATTTTGCAAAGGAGACCGAGCTTCAATAGAGTTAATGGTGAATGCTTTCAATTTCTTCTCCAAAGCTTCAGGGTTACAGCTGAATAGAGGTAAATCCAACTTTTACTATAATGGTGTAGATGAAGGTCTGGTACAAGAAGTTGAGAGAATTACGGGCATGTGTAGGGGTAAAGTTCCTTTCAGGTATCTTGGGGTTAGTGTCTCCCCCAAGAGGTTATCTATCTTGGATTGCAGTTGCCTTGTGGATAAAGTTGTTGACAGAATACGGGGTCTGGGATCAAAACAGCTTTCTTATGCTGGGAGGGTGGTACTTATACAATCTGTACTTAGTACACTTCACAGCTATTGGGCACGAATTTTTATCCTGCCCAAAATGGTGATCAAGCAGATTGAAGCCATTTGTAGAGATTTTCTCTGGCATGGCAAAGAGACTGGGAGTAGGCCTGCCATGGTGTCTTGGGCTAAGGTTTGCAGAGATGAGAAACATGGAGGATTAGGTATCAAAAACCTTCAACTCTGGAATTGTGCTGCCATAGCTAAGTATGTATGGTGGATTGAGAAGAAAGAAGATCATTTGTGGGTAAAATGGGTCCATGCAATTTATATCAAGGGTGCTATTTGGAAAAATTATGAACCTCCTCTTAATTCCAGCTGGGCATGGCGAAAGATCTGTCAAATTAAAACTCTGATGAAGGACTCGCATCGGTCTCGTAATGTTCAAAGATTCTATTAATTTTGGTTACGATGGTCACGCCAGATACTGACTTTGTTGATTGGTATTCATGGCATCTGAACAGATGGGTGCTACCTAAGCATCGTTTTATCTGTTGGTTGATTGTTCAACAGAGGCTACTAACTCAAGATAGACTGGTGGCTATGGGGATTGCTCAACAGAATGTCTGCTTTCTTTGTGGAATTTCGCCTGAGGATCACAAGCATCTTTTCTTTGAGTGTGTCTACAGTTCTACTCTTTGTAGGATGGTTTCGATTGGTGTTCCGTTCAGATACCATTGGCAAACTGTATACAATGGTGGATAGGGTTGAGGTCTAGGACCCTTACTCAGAAGAAGGTAATTGGAATCAT
It includes:
- the LOC141590418 gene encoding uncharacterized protein LOC141590418; this translates as MVNCGFWNIRGMNNVDKQNEIKWFLNQNKVGLFGLLETKIRSNTWLKVKNNICEHWSICTNSSMHKGGRIWVIWDPTSFWVDIQDITSQCIHVKVFDKGRRSNFWMTVVYGMNKAAERDPLWQKLRLYCKTCQGPWVVFGDFNAIMAPIERIGGADVSNADIQPMSQMVKDCELHELKSCGSYYTWNNKHEVDGKIYSKLDRVLHNEE